DNA from Zonotrichia leucophrys gambelii isolate GWCS_2022_RI chromosome 5, RI_Zleu_2.0, whole genome shotgun sequence:
TGCACTTTAGTGGGAATATTACATGAGATGAATAAAGATCAAAGTAACTTTTGGTTACTTTGTTGCTTTGTTAAAGAAAAAGGggcaaaaatatctgtatttacAGATCCTCAACTGGAATGACAGAAATTTCCAACCCTTTACATACCATAATGGTATTTCATACTTGCATGACTGGTATGCCAAGTTTCCATTTGCTACAGTAGTGCCAAAAATTATAGCACTACCCCAGCCCTCCTTCCATATGGAAGCGAAGAGTACAACCCATCATTACAGCACGAACCACAGAAAATGTCCGAAAATGCCCAAAAGTTCAGGTGTGAGTTAGGGGAGAGCACCGATGGCTCGGGAAGGCAGTGCGGGAGGCACGGAGACAGGTGGGAGCTCTGAGCGGCCACGGACCGAGCGCACCGAGCCGGGCACAGCCGCTCCCGGACGGCGGTGACGAGGAGCTCCGGTTGTCCCCACAAATCGCGAACGCCGGCACGAACCTCACCAGCACCGACCTCACACCCGCGGCGGGCACGGGGCAGCCGCAGCCCGCGGGACGCGCTCCCAGCGCGGGGCTCGGGGCAGCGCGGCCCCCGCGGGGAACGCGACCCCGCCGTGACAGCAGCGGCGCCGCGACCCCGGGCCCCGCCGAGCCGTGACAACGCCGGCCGCCCctcggcccggccccgccgggggCCCGCGGCGCCGCTCGCCCACCTACCGTGCTCGGCGCTGGCGGCTGCTGCCATCccggagctgctcctgctgctgcctccgcCTGCCCTCGCTCCCGAGCTGATGCAACAGCGCGTCCGGAAGCCTCGCCCCGCCCGCACTACGCTACTTCCGACGGGCAGCCCTGCGTCACCCGGGCAACGGGCAGCGCCGCGCGGCCCCACACGGCACCGCCCGGCCCCATACGGCACAGCtcggcccggcacggccccaCACGGCACTGCCCCACACTGcaccgcccggcccggcccggccccacACAGCACCGCACGGACCCACacggcactgcccagccccatacgacccggcccggcccggccgggaAATGACCGCCCAGGGCATCGTGCCAACGGAGGAGTCCCCGCTCCGAGCAGCGCCGCCCGCCTTTCCTTAAATAGTCCCAAGGATGGAGGCGCCGCCGCCAGAACAAAGTCCCAGAGCCAGCTTCTGTCTGAGCCACGGTTTTATTGGTGTGCTTCAAACACAGCGGTGCTGAGCACTCCGATACAACACAAAATGGTTTCGGAAACTAAAGCATCGCAGTACGCAAAAACAGCAGCGGACTCCTGGTACCCGCCCGCAGGTTGGGACAGCACTGTCACAAACTAAGGGatgtcccagctcctggctccgAAGTGGGCATCCAGCACCtgtgtttaatattttatgacTCAGAGGTAGGAAGGTCATGTAAACATGAAAAAACCAGAGGTATTACATCCCTTCCAGTTGTCTCCATGAGTTGAGGAGGCTAACTATTTCtaccagcagctcctgacacCCTCATTTAAGGAAGTCTGAAGACACACATATGTACACAGGAACATTTTTGCAGTTCCTCATAAACATTAATCTTCAGCTTCTACTTACAGTGTTATGactttttaaagtgtttaaTACACTGTAATAAACCTTGGTATCTATGTACTTCAATGCATccagtaaataaataatacattgTTTCTTTCCCAGTCTCTTTTTCCAGATGAGAAGCATCTGATATGATTGTTCTTCTCTGTTATTAGGAAATTTAGATATAACTTTATCAATATCATTTTCCTGTAGAAGAGTTCTCATAAGCTGCTTCCACTGTTGTGGTGGTACTTCCTTTGTAAAGACACCAAAGGCCTTTCTCAGTTCTGCAAGAAGAAACACACAACACACATCAGCTTGGACTTTAAaacacaggggttttttttccatagctCACACACATACTTTCCCCTTAATTTTCAGCCAATACCTGCACAgaccaaacagcagcagcaaggcagctGGGTTTGGCACCTAAGAAGCAGCAGGACAAATAAGTTTCCTATTAAGTGGTCTTGAAAGTAGCTAAAGGTATTGGTGCATTCTCAGTAGTGGTCTCCTAAGGCAGGACACCATCCACTGTCTGGTTTTGAGGAAGGCTTCATTGGCTGGCATGTTCCCTTGGCAGGGCTACTGAAGAGGAAGTTTTAACTACTTCATCATGCTGTTGGCACAGGTTGGCCACACCAAGACCACCACGAGCAAAACCCATCACTTGGACATCCAGCACAACCATTTTCTGCCTACAGGAGGGTGTATGGAGGTTTGATGTGCTCTTCCATGTGAGGGGACATTTGACAGAGAGGTCTCTCACTCTGACCTACACCTCACTCAGTAAAGCAGAGTGCACTGCTGCAATGCAGACTCAGTTTAAAACTTTTTTCAAAAATTGGTACCATTCTTAAAATCATGACTGTGCTATACTCCCATGCAGAAAAGTCATGCTCCAAAGTAGAACAGTTCACCACAGGGATTACAAATGCAGCAATAATCCTGTTTGTAAGCACATTTTACAATAAACTGGAAGCCTTATAGCTCTAAGCAATATTCATTAGCCTCTTTATACTATTCCGTAAGTAGACTGAAATcaacaggaaataaaaccaactTACAAGTACAGCCAATTTATGGGATACTTACCACATTGAGAGAGATCTTTAACAATTATCTGACTTGGATGTCATATCTGTAATACAAAGTTGGACCATTACTCCAACAAATCAGGGTGTTTCACTCACTATTGTTTTTACCTATTTGACAACTTTCTTTTACATCACACACAGcaaagaggggaaggaaagcagaTTTCAGAGCAGACCTGAAAGTACTGGAATAAAGAAAACTGCATCGTGAAACAAACACGTTACTGGCTCCAAGGCAACATTTGCTGCTATCACAAAACAGTACCTTCTGTCAGGGAGGTGAAAAAGGCAGAGTAAATTAAATGAGGAATtgaaggttttttcccccatgctATCACTTCCCATACTTCCTATTACATCTTTAAGGGAAAGTTTCCTCTGTTGTTTTGCTGAAAGCTCTGGGAATAGTTACGAGCTCAACTAAAGGGATACCTATATTAGAGAAAATGCAATGATCATTTCACACACGTATACTTATCTTACAATTTGCTGGAGTTCCACCTGGAACATTAGATAGGGCAGTctgctgaaaagcagaattctGCACAGGTTTTGCTGCCAATGAGGACTTAGCAATCCTCCTCAACCACACTGTCATACGGCACTTCCAGCTCCTGCACGGGACAGTGCCCTGCTCAGAAACCACACTATTTTCCACTATTTTCttctgggggaagaaaaggaaatacttGAAGCCACTAGATGTCAGAGACATAAAAGAAGAGCTAATAATTTGGCGAAGTAACAGCCTTTACAGAATTAGACTTCAAATGTGCAAGAGATGATCCAAAGTTTCCCTCCTTTGCCTCACAACCGTCGCAAGGACAGACACCAAGATGCTGAAGACCCTGACTGGAGTTCTGGCCTGGCTGAGGTGGGAGCTTGCCAAGTGATTGTTCACAGGTGTGCTCACTGTGTCACCACGGTGCACTGCTTTGGGCAGGGCCTGACAAGGAGCAGCTCACAGTGTGCACTTACACCTGCTGCACAATACCCACTCATCACAATAGCCCCTGCATGTCCCCACCTCTTGGCCAGATGCCACCCGCTTTGGAGAAGGACTGACTTTCTGGGGTAACTTTGGTGATCCCCCACCAAAGATCCCTCACATGCCACACCATCACCATCAAGGATGGAGATTGAAGTCCCCCCAAGGACTGAGACCCTTAAAATTCTAACACAGGGGTGCTGGCCTGTCTGAAGCAGGATGTCTGCCAAGTGTTGCCTACAGGCGTGTTTGCTGGACCAAGACTGGTTTCCCATGGGACCCAGTCCTGAAACAATGGgtcctgctcactgctgggacTGAATTATTCTGTTCAGAACTGGACTGTCTGTACTTGTTCTCAATAACTTATTCTCCACTGTACTGTACCTGTTCCCTCAACATAAAAGACCCAAAGACTTTGAGATTCTCCCCAACATGACAAGATGGATCTATTGGCTGGACCATGAGGATTTTGTCTCTCTGTTGGCAGCTagtccccccctttttttctctctctctatccTTTATCTAACCTTTCTAATCCTTCTATCTCATTTGCTATGGGCACTCAGtgaaaaggtgcatttgttttgattaatacTGAGAGTCCCCTGCTGTGTCTTTTGCAATCTGAGATTAGTGAAACAAACCATCACAACCCCCACTTGTACTAGCAGATTGTGACAAGATGGTTTCAGCGCCTGACTCTCCACCTCCCTGGCTGTTCTGCACCCACCAGACTGCAGGGTAAGGCACACAAGCTGCCTCCACAACAACCACAGGAAACTTTTCCTAATGTTCTTGCTGATGTGGATTGCTGCTTGCTCCTCTCTAGGTACAGAAGGCAGGTACTGCTCCTAAGACAGGAGGGAATTAAACTGCCTTGCTGCACCCGAGATGACTTAACAGCACCAGGGGCCCCAAGGCTATTGCTGTGTCAAGGCTGATGCTCAGAATTGTTGTCAAGTAGCCTGTCAGCTGCATAGTAGTGCACTACCTTGGGTTGTCTGTAGCTGGATTAGCTCTCCTGGTAGGTTCACAAACTATAATCAATTGAAAGAAGCAGGTGAGCACCCATGTACATGGCATAGTTTTTGtgaggggagaaggagggaagcCAGCAAGGAAGGCTCCCTTCATTTCTGGCATTATCAATTCATTAAACAAGCATAGCCAGAGAGTACAGCACCAGGTCAGCATGACCAGTACAAGCACAAAGCAGAGTAGCATGTCTCACATGATAGGTAGTGCTAAAGCTGGCAAGATTTAGGAGGATTTGTTTATATGTGGAAAACGAGGATGAGGAGTTACTGTTCTGCCCCTGAGACTTGTGTTTATTAAGGTACAAGCCCTTTGTAAGCATAAGCCAGCATGCTTTCTGTttgcacagtgacagtgacccaCAGGTGACACCACCCCATGACCAACATGCATAAGTGGGGATGTGAGGGGGAACCCCCCTACATATGACACAGATAGTTGTACATCAGTCTCACTGAAACACTTTCTGTTTATGGGTATAAGCATATTATAGAAGTTGATCTTATTTATACAGGATAATTCttaaacaggaaaacaaacaactgAAAGAGCACTGTCTTTTGTTTCAAAACCCAGCATCAGCTATTCAAGTATCAGCAGCTGTTGGGGGCATTAGTGCTGTATGAATTCACTGGTTCTTTGGGAGGGAGGGTGTGTGGGTGCCAAAATACTCAGTCTCAGGACTGCATCAGTGGAACTCTCCTTAGCAAAGAAGATCTTACAGCAGCATGAGCACTCCAAGTGCAGACTTTGCATCTGCCTGTGACAGCTATTAGATGAGAGACAAGTGGCACCGTGCACCAATTTGTAACTGCATCATTCTGCAACtattttattgaaattaaaGACCTGTTATATTTGCTATTCCTATGCTACAGCATTTTTTGACCAGGTTTTTTTGTCATGTTTCTTCATCAGCTTCTATAAATAGATGAAGTGCTGCAAATCTGGCCAGGGCATGAGGGGAGATacaacccaacaaaaaacctgGGGTGTTTCACATATTTGAGCCACTTATGgaccttaaaaaagaaaaagagcagagtTTAGGGTGAGCCTTTGAACATCTCTTTCAATTCTGTTTCGTCAGTCTTCAAGTATTTTTGAcataattaaaatgcatttaattacTCAAAATGTCTACTTAGTAACATTAGACAAGAGTGCATACACTGGGTGGGTAATGCATTGGTGAGGAAcaagagaagctccagggagaaaaaaaaaaaaaaagtgctgtaCACACACTGAGAACAGTATGGATATTCTTCCTAGTTGCTCATCAAGACTAACACTTGTTTAATAAAGCTAAGACTGAACTCATTTTTGCCTTGTGGTGCTGGTAGTGATGTAGTTTCTAACTAGAGAAGTTACAGCCAGCTTGTATGTACTTCATCCAGCCTTGTGTTTGTCTTGCAGAATGCTGGACTAGCAATAGGTCTTTTAGACTCAAACAGTAAAGTTCTGAAATAGCATTTGGATGCCAGGGTATACCCAGCTTCAAGCTGGAGCAAATGCCAGCAGTCAGTCTCAGCTGGATAAACCCTTTTCAGGGATGTACTTTGAGACTGGCATGCTCTGAGCCATGAACTCCTCCTCTTTTGGGACTGCTTAGGACCAAGAATTCAGACTGTCAGGTCCTGGTCTGTAGCTTGTGACATGAGCCCAGAGGCAGGAAGACTCAATCACTTAGTGGATCAGGAGTGGTTAAGTCTTATGAACTAATAATTTGTAGTCACAGTGCAGTGAGAGCTGGAACACCACCATGCTGCAACACCAAACAATAGCTGCCATCACATGGGaagcagcaaaaaataaattaatttgatcAAGGTATCACTTGGAGACAGTCTGAAGTGAAAACTTGCAGCTAGTCCAAGTTTTTTCCCTACTTCCAAAGCATCCTGGTCACAGGCTCTGAAGTGTTTTCCAGTATTGACAAGGAGACACCAGCAGCTATTGAATGCATCAGACACTTGATAATTGATTTCTGACCTTGCATGAATCACAACTTGTTGCACCACAGGAACACATCCTAGCAGAGATCTACAGTGAGACAAACATTGAGAGCTGTGTGTCAGGTACAATTAGGCTGCGAGCAATTAGAGATTAAACACTGGGTCCATCACATACTTACCAGACGCCCCTCTATATCTTTAACAGttgcagcagctgaaaaaaaaaaaaaaagtgtctgaGCAATTTATAAGAATTGCAGCAACTTAAACATGGCTGAAATCACACAAGACTTCTACACAATAGAAACTTTTGTAACACAGCCAAAGCTTTTAAAAGCCATTTAGTTTCTTTGAGCGGTCATATATTTCATCCCAGTACAACCCTTAGCAACAACACAAATACTGTCCCTTAATGCTGCTTAGCAAAATGAAGACTACAAGATGCTGTTTGACTTTTAAGACACTTCATCCTCTACTCCAGCTTTTGTTTCTCAAAATTTTCATAGGCTATTGCAATACAGAAGGCAGAAATTGTCTTTACTGCAATACAATCAGTAAGACATGATTTCAACAAACCCAGTACTTAAGATTCATAATGGCTTTCAGTATTATTTTAACCATGCTAGTagcaaaaatactttgaaaCACAATAGTAGAAATAGAAGTTTCCAAGGAAAACAGCTCAATTTCCACTACAAAATAAATTCACACAGTACTTACCAACTTGAATATTCACATTAAGGGGTTCAAATTACTAAAGGGAACCAATTTGtaccaaaaaaaatctccacaaCGAAACACAATGAAAGGAATTGGTGATCTAATTAGTTGCTACTTTTTGCCCCATGCACCTGAACCCCCACACAGGTTTTTCCTCTTTGCCAATGCAAGGCAAGTTGATTGGAGAAGTCCTTTTTAAGGACCTTATGATAATCTTGCTTTGAAGCAGAGGCATCTGTCAGCAAGATAAGAAAACTCATAGTTAAGGATTATGCATTTTATTTACCAAGCAAAACTACTCTTCCCCTTTACTCATTTGCTAATTTCAATCACACACAAAATAAACTAGAGCCTAAACAGGTCCCTTGTAAGGCAACACAAGAACCAGGGACAGCCCTAGTGCATGCTTTGTCCAGCTGTGGAAAGCAAATTTCATGGATAATAATCAAGCAGTTACCTTTATTACACTTCAGCTTTTtaacaagaacaaaaacaacggcaaagaagaaaaccaaagcaGCTGACACAAGCACCGGAATAAACCAAACACGAGCTTCCTTCACTgtaaggaagggaagggaaaaaaaaattagtaatgaAACTGTCCCCCCAAAAGATATTCCTTGCTGTCCTAGAGAAAAACCTAAGCCCAGAACTAATACAATAACCCAGACAGTTTGTCCTGGGACCCTTATGGACACATTGCCCTGAACATGTGAGCACTTGTTTGCACTGCACATCGTGCTCCCAAAGGCATCAGGGaactctgcagagagctgcaatGCAACTTCCACAAGGTTTTACGGAGAGACACTTAAGGGGAAACAAGTAAGCAAAAGAGGATAGCTAGCTTTAGGTGCTGTAGCATGGACAGGGAACATTCCTAGCAGAAGAGGAACCCACTCCAGGCACAGTAAACATCTTCACACTACCCAGAACTTTCAACTGGGTCACCCTTGCAACTTGAAGAACCCTGGCAACACATGTAGCTTTTCACCAAGTGAAACTCAAGGTGGTTTACCCCAACAACCCCTTTGAAAACTTGTCTTTAGCAAATAACTCCCAGACTAAAAGGCAGCTGTTCTTAAGTACATTACAGCAGTTGAAACCACTGCTTTACAGACTACTCTGGTGTTATTAGCCTGAAGCCACAGACCCAACAAACCAAGGTGAGTGGGATTTGTGTAACAGACCTTGATTAGTTAAGTCTCGAGCCGTGGTATCAGTGGAATTCATGATTTCTTTCCCGTCCAGATGCCTGAAGTGGAGGGTAACAGAACATTGTATCAACATTTCCAGATCAGTACATAGCTCTGTCCAGGCATGATTCTTTTTCAGACAGAGCTCAGAACTATGAATGAAACATGCATAAACTCTGATAGAGGTGTACCTTTAAACAATCCATAACAAAACTGcaagataaaataaaagcaaagcagatAAAATTCACCTATGTTAGCATCTAagtgaagggggaaaaataaaaaaaaccaagccagaGAGTACAGGCATTATTCATGCATGGTTAGTTGCCTTCAACATGTAGTTCTACATACTAAAATTTTAAGCTGGGTGCTAGAAAATTCATTCAAATATACGTTTCTGTGGAAATACCAACCTGAAGACATGAAAAATGCCAATTTACAGCCATAAGCAACAAGCACAATCATACCCAAGTCCACGTCTTTCTAGGTCAAAACCTGTGATGTTGAGACACCTAAAATTTAAATGCATGAATAATGCCATTTGGCTTCAGGGCAAATGGTGACATGTGTTAACTATTGGCACAGATTGGGCCACAGCTCTAACATTCCCCAGAAGGAAAATAGCAACTTATTCTCAAACTTACCCTTGACTGATTCTCCGACATATTTCACAGCCCTCATCTTCACAGAAATACCCTGGTTTGCACTGGCATTCAGCATTCTGTGTCAGGGTACAGGGTCTCAGAGTTACCtgatctaaaaataaaatataagttAGCAAGTGCAAAGATAATACTCAGGCCATAAAGGCAATTTACTTTGAAGTTCAATATGCCCAGTGAAGACCAggtttttcacattaaaaagggggaaatttttAAGGTTTCATAAGGTTTAGTACCTTCTTTGCACTGTCTGCAAGCCAAGCATTGCTCCAAGCCGTTGGCATGGGCAGTaaagctttttccttccttgcaaGGGTCACATTTTCCTTGCAAATGTGAAGCATTGCAGTGATCAGCAACAAAGGTACCTGTGGAAGAAGAgaactggcagcagcagcaatcttGGGATCTTTTGACAGACAAAGGGCTAAACCTAGATAACACAAATTTCTGAGAAAGGTTCAACTCTTCCTTGCAAACCCATCACATGCCACACAAACCAATAGGCACAGGAGAGTCAGGAGGCACATTTGCAATTTGCCAATCAGACAGGGAGAGGTGCAAAACGAGGTGTCCAGCAAGGCAGGAAGGATGAgtcactgcagcaggcagggagcctgTGGATGGTGCCATTGCTGAAGGAAAGGGGCAAGCCCAGGGAGTGTTGCTTtcaataaacttttttttctcctttgtgtgAATCCTACCTAAAAGCACCAGTAAGCTTCTGCTAATAATGAGAGGTTTTTTCTCAGGGCAAATCTTGTTAGCTCTGCACACATTGAGCAAGG
Protein-coding regions in this window:
- the LOC135448625 gene encoding LOW QUALITY PROTEIN: tumor necrosis factor receptor superfamily member 23-like (The sequence of the model RefSeq protein was modified relative to this genomic sequence to represent the inferred CDS: deleted 2 bases in 1 codon), translating into MGTIMGAGRAAGLLLVVLLTMPGARANCGEREYSHLGLCCVFCEAGTFVADHCNASHLQGKCDPCKEGKSFTAHANGLEQCLACRQCKEDQVTLRPCTLTQNAECQCKPGYFCEDEGCEICRRISQGHLDGKEIMNSTDTTARDLTNQVKEARVWFIPVLVSAALVFFFAVVFVLVKKLKCNKAAATVKDIEGRLISARMCSCGATSCDSCKVHKWLKYVKHPRFFVGLYLPSPWPDLQHFIYL